The sequence below is a genomic window from Aphanothece sacrum FPU1.
CCTTGAAATTAGAAGCCGTTTATAGCAAAGATGAAATATTAACTACCTATCTTAATCGGGTCTATTTAGGAGTCGGTAGTTATGGGTTTGAAGATGCGGCCCAATTTTATTTTGAGAAATCAGCCAAAGCTTTAAGTATCTCCGAGGCCGCCACTTTAGTCGCCATGTTACCGGCCCCTAATTTGTATAATCCTGTCCAAGATTATGATACCTCAGTGCAATTGCGAAATCGGGTAATTAGTCGCATGGTTGCATTAGGTATGATTTCCGCCGAAGATGGGGCTAGGGCCCGGCGATCGCGGATTAATATTAGTCCTAAAGCCAGAAAAGCCCTAGCTAATAGCATGGCCCCCTATTTTTATGGTTATGTCTTTGAGGAGTTACGAGACTTATTAGGGGATGAGGTAGCCAAAGAAGGTAATTTTATCGTAGAGACGGGCTTAAACGTCAAATTACAGGCTTTAGCCGAAAAAAAGTTACGGGACACGGTTAAAACTCAAGGGCCCAGTTATGGCTTTTCTCAAGGGGCCATGGTCACATTAGATAGCCGTACAGGGGAAATTTTAGCCCTGGTTGGAGGTGCAGACTACAAGCAAAGTCAATTTAACCGTGTCACACAAGCGAAACGTCAACCCGGTTCCACATTTAAAGTGTTTGCTTATTCAGCAGCTTTAGAACAGGGAATACCTGCAGGAAAATATTATTCCTGTGGGGGTATTAGTTGGCGTGGCCAAGATTTTAAACCCTGTGAACGGAGTGGGGGGTCAGTAGATATGTATGGAGGAATAGCCCAATCAGAAAATACCATCGCCTTGCAAGTAGCGCGAGATGTAGGCTTAAACCGAGTATTAGACATGGCCCGACGATTGGGGGTAAAATCAGAATTAGAGGAGGTTCCTGGGGTCGTTTTGGGGCAAAGTGAGGTCACAGTCTTAGAAATGACGGGAGCTTATGCAGCCTTTGCTAATGATGGCATTTGGAACCGTCCCCATGCCATTCGTCGTATTTTGGATGGAGGAGACTGCACGGATAGAAATAAGTGGCAGTCTTGTCGAGAAATTTATACCTTTGAGGGGGATAATAGCGCAAAACAACGGTCTATGTCTCCCCAAGTTGCCCAAACCATGACTTCTATGTTAAGGGGTGTGGTTTCAGGGGGAACAGGGAGAGGTGCAAGTATTGGACTCGCAGAAGCAGGAAAAACCGGAACCACTAATAAAGCAGTTGATTTATGGTTTGTGGGATATATTCCTAATTATCAACTGGCTACAGGTATTTGGTTAGGCAATGATAATAATTCTCCTACTAGGGGAAGTAGTGGTCAAGCGGCTGCTTTATGGGGTAATTATATGAGGGAAGGTTATCAGTTTAAAAAATAGGTGAACTACCCCAACTAATTGCAAGCAATATAGCGGACACAGTTTACCCATCATACCTTTACTATTACGAAAAAATATACAATAAGTAGTATGCTTCTGTCAACCCCATTCTCTCGTTCCTTATTAAGAATCTTTCTCACTCTTTTTTGTTCATTTTGAACATTTTTGCTGATATTTTGTATTCAATGTTACACTTTTTGAAGTAAAAGAAAATATTAAAGATACAAATATGTTACAGGGTTATTAATTATAATTATTGTTTAAATTCATTGTAGGGGCATAATACCATTATGCCCGTTATTTTTGATTGCCTATTAGGGGTTAATTATGTTTAAATTTAATAGTTTTTCAGTTTAACCGTGTGAGGGTTTAACAGTGTTAAACCCCTACGATAAACAATGTTTTAAAGAGGTGCAACTTGAATTTCAACTTCAGCAGTGACTTCAGGATGAAGTTTAACAGTTGCTTTGTAGAACCCAGTTTGACTAATTTCTGGGATAGTAATACCGCGACGATCAATCTCTTGGTTAGTAGCTTCCTTAATGAGATCCGCTACCTCTTGAGTAGTAACGGTTCCAAAGATAGATTCTCCTTCCCCAACCTGTTTACGAATAATATAACGTCCGATAGTTTCTAGGGCAATCTTACGAGATTGAGCTTCCTGTTTTTCAGCTAATAAGCGTTGTCTTTCTTTCTCCTTGCGTTGTTCTACTTGTCTGAGAATTCCTGCAGTCGCGATTACGCCTAATTTTTGAGGAATCAGGTAATTTCTAGCATATCCTGGAGCTACTTCCACGAGATCGCCAGTTTTACCTAATTTATTGACAGATTCGTTTAATACAAGCTGAACTCGTTTTGCCATTGTTCTTACTCCTTAGTCTTAATTATAGTTTTGACCACGATCTTTAATTCTACAATAAATTATCAATTTAGTGATTAATTATTTGTTTAACCCAGATCCTAAACTGTTTTAATGCTTTGGCACTTCCTATTTTTTGGGCAGATTGTAAGGTTTCTGGAATTTTTTCAACTAGATTAAATTGAGGAAATATGGCGATGTATTATTTCGTAGAGACATAATAATATATTATATCCCTAATCTTTGATAAATAGTATCCAAATTTTGTAAATGATGTTGAGGATCAAAACATTTTTCAAGATCTTCAGATGACAAATATTGAGTCACTTGAGGGTCTTTTGTAATTAAATCATGAAAATTACCATCCTCTTTATTCCAAGCTTCATGAGCGCATTTTTGCACAACTTGATAAGCTTCTTCTCGACTCATCCCTTTTTCGACTAAAGATAATAAAACTCGTTGACTAAAAATGACCCCACCATAAACATTCATATTCCGTTTCATGTTATCAGGATACACCAATAAATTTTTAATTAAATCGGTGGTTTCTTTTAACATAAAATGGGTCAAAATACAAGTATCTGGTAACATTACTCGTTCGACAGAACTATGAGAAATGTCTCTTTCATGCCATAAAGCGACGTTTTCCAAAGCAGCAACCGTATAACTTCTAATAATACGAGCCATCCCAGTTAACCGTTCAGAACGTATCGGGTTACGTTTATGAGGCATAGCAGAAGATCCTTTTTGTCCCTTAGAAAAGTATTCTTCTACCTCTAAAACATCAGTCCTTTGCAAATTACGAATTTCTACAGCAAACCGTTCCAAAGATGCCGCTAATAAAGCTAATTGTTGCACAAATTCTGCATGGCGATCGCGAGAAATAACCTGAGTGGATGCGGTATCAGGTTCAAGTCCCAAATATTGACAAGATAAGGTTTCTACTCTGGGGTCAACATTAGCATAAGTTCCCACGGCCCCCGATATTTTCCCCACAGAAATAGACTGACGTAATGTTACTAATCTCTCACGGTTGCGTAACACTTCAGCTAACCATCCAGCTAATTTAAACCCAAACGTAATAGGTTCAGCGTGAATACCATGCGATCGCCCGACCATGACCGTGTTACGATGTTGTTGCGCTTGATAACGTAAGGCTTGTATCAGGTCTTCTAACCGTTCTAAAATCAGGTTTAAACTAGCCACCATTTGCAAAGCTAAGGCAGTATCCAAAACATCGGAACTGGTTAACCCTAAATGGATGTATCGCCCTGCATCTCCCACATATTCGTTAACATTAGTCAGAAAAGCGATCACATCGTGACGTACTTCTGCTTCAATTTCTAACACCCGTTGGGGGTCAAAATTTGCTTTAGCCTTAATTTCTTCAACAGCTTCCTTGGGAATGTATCCTAAAGAAGCTTGTGCTTCACACACCGCAATTTCAACTTGTAACCAGGTTTGGAGTTTGTAGGTATCTGTCCAGAGTTGGCCCATTTCGGGCAGAGTATAACGCTCAATCACGGCTGTGTGTCACCGAATACAACCTTTCAATCATACTATAATATCTGTCGAAAAAGATGAATGGGCCAGATACTCTGTTACAAAACATAATGTTATGAATAATGGACAAAAAGCATTACCATATTGATCCTAGTTAAGATCTCTTTGTGTCTTTGCGGGAGAGTTAAACCCATTTTGATGTCCCAATTTTAATACAAAACTATCATTAACTCTTTCTGATATTGCTGAGTTAAAGGGTTATTTTTACCTAACAAACTAAAAATAGAAAGCATCGCTTTTTTGGCTCCATCTTCCCGATATTTACGATTTTCTTCGACAATTTGTAAAAAGATTTTCAAAGCTTCTTCATAATCTTCTTTGAGGGTTAATTCTGCTGCTTTAAAGAATAATTTGTCTAAGTCTGTTTCTCCAGGATTTGCGATTATTTTCTTAAAGTAAATTAAATTTTGCATTAATTGAGCTTTAGTATAATACTCTGTATGTTCTGAACTGATAGTTTTGAGCATTTTTTCTGCTTCATCTAAACGATTAAGACGCAGAAGAAAGGTAGATACTTCAAAAATCAATTGAGGGTTATCAGGATATTTAACAAATAATTCATCAAATAATTGTTTAACTTTAGTGGCATTTTTAGCCTCAATTGCTTGATGGACTTCTTTTAATTTTAATATTAAGTCAGATTGTAAATTATACTGTTCTAATAAAGCTCGTATATCCGCTTCGGGTAACATCCCGACAAATCCTGGGGATATCTTTCCTTGATAGGCAATTCTCACATCGGGAACCCCTTCTACAGCAAATTGTTTAGCTAATTCTGGGTGACGATCAATATCAATTTTAGCGACGATAAAATCATATTCTTTGAGTAAATTTTCTAGCAGAGGACTGAGCAATTTACAAGGACCGCACCAAGTAGCATAAAAGTCAATTAAAACGAGCTTGTCTTGACAATTATTAATAACTGCTACTTCAAAATTATTCTCATCAACGTCAACCACATATCCCATAATTTTCTCTCCTTGTGTTTAGATAATTAAGATTCGTAAAGTTCAATGGGTAAACCATCAGGATCTTTAAAAAAGGTAAATTGTTTACCTGTTAATTCATCAAGTCGAATGGGTTCAACGGGGACTCCTTTGCTTTCTAATTCATTAACAGTTTGCTCTAAATTGTCAACTGCTAAAGCTAAATGTCTTAATCCACAAGCTTCTGTTTGTGGATAACCTATTCTAGCGGGAGGGTTAGGAAAGGAGAACAATTCTATTCTATCGTGGTTTCCGACTTGCAGATCAAGTTTATAAGAATCTCTTTCTTTTCTCAGGGTTTCTTGTATGACGGAAAAGCCTAAAATTTCGGTATAAAACTTTTTTGACTTTTCATAATTAGAACAAATAATAGCTACGTGATGAAATCCTTGAGTTTGCATATTTTTAATAAATTATAAATTATAAACTAGAATTTAAGATAGAACTTACTAAGTTATATAATTCCCGGAGGTTAAGTTGTTGTTTACTCGCTTGAAAAAATATAACAATCTACAGTATCTTGCGCTAATTCTTTTCATGATTATTTTAGCTTTAGGAATTTTTTTTAGGGTTGTCAATATAGAGCAAAAGATTTTTTGGCATGATGAAGTCTATACGAAATTATATATGGCTGGTTATACCAGACAAGACTGGATAACATCGCTTTTTAATGGACAGATTATTGGGGTTAAAGATGTGGAAAAATATTTACAGTTTAACCCTCAGAGAACTTTAGGGGATCTTCTCTATACCTTAGCCGTACAAGAGCCTGACTATACTCCTTTATATCATATAATTCTTAGATTTTGGGTGCAATTTTTGGGAGATTCGATCACTGTAATTAGAAGTTTATCGGTTGTCTCTAGCTTGCTCATTTTTCCTGCACTTTATTGGTTGTCTTGGGAACTATTTAATTCTTCTTTAATAGCTGTGACTTCTCTGGCTATTATGGCAATTTCTCCTTTTTTCATTCTCTATGCTCAGGAATCTCGTGATTTTATCTTATGGACTGCCATTATTATACTAGCAAACGGGTCATTATTAAGAGCCATTCGCTTAGAACATGACTTAAATTGTTCTAGTAGAAATAAAAATTACGCTTGGGGAATCTATATTATTTTAATGATTTTGAGTTTCTATACATCTCTTTTTACAGTTTCAGTTATGTTAGCACAGAGTATTTATATAATTTTACTGGAAAGATTTAGATTGACCAAAGTAGTCATTTTCTATTGCCTCGCGTCCATTATTAATCTCATTGCTTTTTTACCCTGGTTCATTGTTTTTATTGTCAACTATCAAGCTTTTAATAATTCCATGTCTTGGATTAGTACTATTAAAATTTCCAATTTAGAATTGTTAAAAAACTTGAGTTTAAATATAAGTAGAGTATTTTTTGATTTCGGATTACCATTAGAACATACTTTAACTTATATAATCAGTTTGATTAGTTTAGTTTTAGTGAGTTATTCTGTTTACTGGGTTTGTTATGATACTGCACCTCGTATTAAATATTTTATTCTCAGTATGATCATTATTCCTATTTCCTTATTGCTTTTACCAGATTTAATTATAGGAGGAATTCGTTCTCTATCAGCACGATATTTGATTGCTGCTTTTCTTGGTTATATTTTAGCTGTTAGCTATCTAGTTGCAACGAAAGTCATATTGCCAATTTTTTCTAATGAATTAACTAATAAAATCTGGACTATTTTAGCAGGTATATTGATGTCTATTAGTATTGTCTCTTGTGTAATGAATGCTCAAGCAAAAGTAGTTTGGTTTCAAGTAATTAGCTACAATCTCCCTGAAGTTGCTCGGATTATTAATCAATCTTCCTCTCCTCTTTTAATTAGCAATAATACGGGTTATAATCCTGGTAATATTTTTGCTTTGAGTTATCTTCTTAAACCAGAAGTAAAGATTCAGGTATTACCAGAAGAAAAAGAATATACTATACCAAGGGGTTTTAGTGATATATTTTTATTGAATCCTTCTGATGACTTAAAAGCAAGATTAGTGAACACCCAAAATGTTAAGATTAAGCAGGTATTTAGTGATCTTTATCTCTGGTTATGGAAAGTAAAAAGTCGAGAATTAGCTGAGGAATAGAATACACTTATTTAATGAGGTAAGTTGAGGAAGTTTGAAAATAGCATCTTAATTATTCCGGTTCCGAAAGCTAATAGAAAACCAACTGCAACGGAGCGGCAGTCTACTTCTGGTTTAGATTCTTATTGTTCCCCGTCTCTCCTTCACTGGTATTTAGTTACTTACTAGGCGTGATCGCTTTATGTGTTATTCATGTAATATGTTGTGTATTACTTTTTGGTCATTCCTTTGATGATCTGGTTCTTACCATTAGTTTAGCTAAGTCTCACCCCAATTTTAGCGGCTCTCAAAAAAAAATATGAGGATAAATCCAAATTTATTTTACCTTTGGTGATTTGTGTGTTATGATTATTAATCGTGGGTTAATTAAGCTAAGTTTAGATTAATGTAGCGCACATTACGGGGGCGTGGCGGAATGGTAGACGCTGCGGACTTAAATGAATTGAGCCTTGTTGGAGTAATCTGGCAAGTGTAAGCTCTCAAATTCAGGGAAACCTAAGTCTAACATATAGATAAGGCAATCCTGAGCCAAGCTGAAATCGAAAGGTTTTCGAAGGTGCAGAGACTCGACGGGAGCTACCCTAACAGATAATGCTGAGGGTAAAGAGAGAGTCCAATTCTCAAAGCTGAGATCAAGCAGTAGCGAAAGCTGCAAGAGAATGAAAATCCGTTGACCTTAAAAGTCGTGAGAGTTCAAGTCTCTCCGCCCCCATTACTATCGAACAACGCCACAAAAGCTTATCAATTCTTGAACCCTCCTAATTAATCTGATTTAGGGTTTTTTAGGGGTAAAAGGACGGGTTAACGGTTCTCTGATAAAGATTCATTGTCCTATCCAAGCGACACTTTTCCAATAAGCATTTGATAAGGTATCCCCCTCAATATAGTGATTCATTACAATATAAAAATTTAAGGTTTACCTTAGTTATTATAAAACAAATAAAATGTTAACAATTATCGTCATTGGTGGGGGTGCGGCGGGTTTTTTTGGAGCAATTACTTGTGCTAATACCTACCCTAATACACAGGTTATTTTATTAGAGGCAGGTCGTCAACCTTTAAGCAAAGTTCGTATCTCTGGAGGAGGCCGTTGTAATGTCACTCATCACTGTTTTGATCCCGCTCAATTAATTAATTATTATCCCAGAGGAAGTAAAGCTTTAAGAGGTGCATTTACTCGCTTTCAACCTCAAGATACTATTGCTTGGTTTGAGTCTCAAGGTGTTAAGTTAAAAACTGAAGCTGATGGTCGAATGTTTCCTATAACTGATAACTCAGAAACTATTGTTAATTGTTTACTAAATGCAGCTACTAAAGCAGGGGTTAAATTACGAACTCAAGCAGTTGTTACAGCAGTTAAAAACATTGATAATTATTTTGAAATAGAGTTGAAAAGTGGTGAAATAATTAAAGGCAATCGCGTTTTAATTGCTACAGGTAGTAATCCTTTAGGCTATCGTTGGGCTAAATTTTTAGGTCATACTATTGAACCGCTTATTCCTTCTTTATTTACCTTTAATATTAAAGATAAACGTCTTCAAGGATTAGCAGGAATTAGTGTTGACAATGGGATGGTAGGCTTATTAAATACAAGTAAAAAACCTTTAGAACAAATTGGTCCCGTCTTAATTACTCATTGGGGGTTAAGTGGCCCCGCTATCCTCAAATTATCTGCATTTGGAGCGAAAATATTACAAGAAAATAATTATCAAATGTCTTTATTAGTGAATTGGCTTTATCCTAAAAATGTAGAAGAAATTAAACAAGATTTATTAAAAATTAAAGAAGAACATTTGCGTAAAAATATATCTAGTTTTTCTCCTGTTAGTGTATCTAAAAGACTTTGGCAAAGATTTCTAGATATCTCAGAAATTGATCCACAGAAGAAATGGTCAGAGATTTCGCAAAAAAACTTAACTAAATTAGTGACTGAATTAACTCAAAGTTGTTATAAAATAGAAGGTAAAGGAGTATTTAAAGAAGAATTTATTACTTGTGGAGGTATTAAATTAAAAGAAATTGATTTTAAAACAATGGAAAGTCAAATCTGTCCTCATTTATACTTCGCAGGAGAAATCTTAGATATTGATGGTGTAACCGGAGGATTTAACTTTCAAAGTGCTTGGACAACTGGATGGATAGCAGGTAAAGCAATCGGAAATAATTAACAATGAAATGGCATTATTGGCTAATCTTTCCCTTAATTTTCTTTGTCAAAGGAGCAAATGCTCCTATTGATAAAAACATCGACTTAAATCAATTATCGGGTAATATTCAATTAACCCTTAAACATGGAATTTGGAAACTGTGGGAAGAAAAGCCAGTCTATCAAGATATTACCCTAGATTTAGTCTGTGATCGCGGTAATTGTCAACCCGAAGTATGGGGTTACGCGCCTAAATTTAACCAAGATGTTGATAACCAAGGAACCCTCGAAACTAACAATTTAGAACCTCCACCTATTATTAATTTACCGTTCAAATTTAATCAATCTCTCGATGCTTGGCGGTTAAAAATCAAAATGCAAATTCAATTTAATCCTTGGCAAAATGATAGTCAAGAAGCTATTTATGAGATTGAATTAGTTCCTCAAAAAGGCAAAATTTTAGGCAGTTATCAAGGAACATTTAATCAACGTTTTTTACAAGGTGCTGTCACCGGAAATATGAGCCCTCATTGGCCTATTCCTATCAGTAATCATCGTCCTATTACCCCTTTAGAACATCCCCGTCTTATTTTTCGCAAAGATGAATTACCTAAATTAAAAGAAACCGCTAAAACTGCTACTGGAAAAGCTATTTTAGCTCAACTTCAAAAGACTCTTAAACAACCAATTTATTATGACGGATATGTACCCAATGGAGGATATCACGCGGTAGGAAATTGTTTTTTAGCTCTTATTAACGACGATCAAAAAGCAGCAGAAACAGGCTGGAAACTAACAGAAACTTCTCTGAAAAATCCTGGCCGTCGTATATTAGAACAGTCCCCAATTGTGGCCGGTGTTGCCTTAGCTTATGATCTATGTTATCCTATGTGGAATCAACCACAAATCACCCAAGTTACTAAATGGTTAGAAGGACAAACCAGTAGGTTAATTAAAGGGGACTCACCGCGCAATGGTTGGAATAGTCAACCCGCAAGTAATTGGAATGCTAGGGCGCGAGGGGCAGCAGGTTTAGGTGCTTTAGCTATTCTCGATGAACCTATCACTAAACGTCAAAAAATTAAGGGATATATTAAACTATCTGAACGTCATATTAAACGTTATTTAAGTAGTGCTATTGGCGATCGCGGTTTCGGAATAGAAGGAGATCATTACACCACAGAACCATTTGTTTTGTCCATGTTTCCCTTTTTACAAGCTTATCGTAATGTGATGGGTCAAGATTTAGTTACAGGTTCTCCTGCTCAATGGATTTTACCTCATTATGTAATGCGAATGATTGAAGATAATGGAGAATTAAAGGTAGCAACTTATGGACGACACCGTTATTATGGAGGAAGTTCTCTTTTTTCTTTAGGAATCCCTACCGTTTCTGATGAATTTTTGCCTGGAATTATGGAGCTATTTAATCGCTATTTGGGCAGTAAAGGTAATCGAACTTTTGGCATTAATAGTCCTGAACAAGCTCCTTTTATATTCAGTAAATATAATAACACAATTGTCACACAAAATCCAGTTAAAACTTTTAATAAAATATTAGTAGATGAGCAAAAAGGCTTTTATAATTTTCGTAATGAATGGCAAGATAAAGATGACTTTGTCGCTAATATTTACTTAAAAAAACAAGTTATTGGAGGTACTTGGTCATTTCCTGACGTGGGAAGTTTTCGTATTTGGGGTTTAGGAGGACATTGGGCTAATTCAGGGGAATCTGAAGCCAAATGGGATGAGGAAAATGTGGTAGTAATACCAAAAAGTCGGCCTTGGAAAGTATCAAATCTTAGTTTTTTTGCCTCTCGTCCTAATGGTTCAGGAATTGTTAGTTTAACGACTGATGCTATTGTTAATAAAGAAAGTAATCCTCCTCTTGGAATTCAGGGGTTACGCTCTTTTGCTGTTGACTATAGTGGTGCATCTGGGGTTCCTGGTTTATTTGTTGTAGTAGATAAATTTATGGGTTCAGTTGAAGCTGAGGAATTTAAAGAAAAAGTTTGGGTGATGCACACGGAAGGAAATGTAACTATTGAGGGTAAAAGTTTTATAATTAAAGCTAATAATGGGGCGACAATGAAAGGAACTTTTGTCGCTCCTTCTCAAGTTAAAATCAGTGTTGAAAAAACAAATAAAGGAAGTAAAATATTAGCTAGAGGAGGTAATGAATTTTTTATTATTATGACAGTTCAAAAGGGATCATACCCTGAGATTAAAGTGATAGGAACAGGTTTAAACTCTGAAATTAAAATAGGTAATCAACAAATTTATTTTAGTCAAAATAGAATATTTTTATTTGAATTTTAATACAAAAATTTGTACTAAGGGCTTGAGAATAAAATTATACCAAATTAGGTGGTTCTACAGGACAAATTATGCTAAACTAATAGTTAATAACGCCCCTATTGCCTGATCTTATAAAAATGAAGTCCGACGAGCGCGGACTAAATTCTAGATTGCGTAGGCAACCTTTTTTTGTATTGTAGGGGTCAACGGCCGTTGACCCCTATCTCTTATTTGTGATAATTTAGCATAACTTACCCAGTAGAACCGGAAGTTCTCCCTAAAAATAGAACAAAGTCCCCCTTAAGAAGGGGGATTTAGGGGTATCTACAATAAAATTAAATAATTTTGGCTGAACGTAGACCAAAATACAATGCTAACGTCACCCCTGTAAACACGATCATGTAACCCGCAAAAGCAGCAAAAGCAAAAGTAGACATAATTATTAAATAACTCCTGATCAGATTATCTTTGTTATTGTACTTCCCAATTGACCCTATTTTTACCGAGCAATTGAAAATTATCCATTATTGAACTTCTATGTCTTCAGTTATTCCTGTTACTTTACCCCATACCGCTTACGAAATTGTTATCACGTCGGGATGTCTTCCTCAGTTGGGGGAATATCTCAACCACCTAAAATTAGGCCAAAAAATTCTCGTTATCTCCAACCCCGAAATTTACGATTATTACGGGGATATAGTCGTTAATTCTCTGATTAAATCAGGATTTGAAGTCTATACTCATTTAATTCCTCCAGGAGAACCCTACAAAACCTTAGACTCTATTGCCCAAATTTATGATATTGCTTTCAAAAATCGCCTAGAACGGGCTTCAACTATGTTGGCTTTAGGGGGAGGAGTAATTGGGGATATGACAGGGTTTGCGGCGGCTACATGGCTAAGAGGAATCAATTTTATTCAGGTTCCTACCTCTTTATTGGCGATGGTAGATGCTTCTATTGGGGGAAAAACCGGGGTTAACCATCCTCAAGGAAAAAATTTAATTGGGGCATTTTATCAACCTCGGTTAGTATTTATTGATCCTCTGGTATTAAAAACCTTACCAGTGCGAGAATTTCGGGCAGGAATGGCAGAAGTAATTAAATATGGGGTAATTTGGGATCAGGATTTATTTAATCAATTAGAAACCCAAAAAGAACTAGATACCTTAGAAAATTTAGAGAAAGAATTCCTACAAACAATTATTACTCGTTCTTGTCAAGCTAAGGTAGATGTAGTTAGTCAAGATGAAAAAGAATCTGGTTTAAGGGCAATTTTGAATTATGGTCATACTCTCGGTCATGCTATCGAAAGTTTAACTGGATATAATACTATTAATCATGGGGAAGCTGTCGGAATGGGTATGATAGCAGCAGGAAA
It includes:
- the aroB gene encoding 3-dehydroquinate synthase; translation: MSSVIPVTLPHTAYEIVITSGCLPQLGEYLNHLKLGQKILVISNPEIYDYYGDIVVNSLIKSGFEVYTHLIPPGEPYKTLDSIAQIYDIAFKNRLERASTMLALGGGVIGDMTGFAAATWLRGINFIQVPTSLLAMVDASIGGKTGVNHPQGKNLIGAFYQPRLVFIDPLVLKTLPVREFRAGMAEVIKYGVIWDQDLFNQLETQKELDTLENLEKEFLQTIITRSCQAKVDVVSQDEKESGLRAILNYGHTLGHAIESLTGYNTINHGEAVGMGMIAAGKIAFKLGMWTEKESQRQDKLIEKIGLPITISSSLNIADVLESLQMDKKVKAGKVRFILPTEIGKVIISDRVSAELIEGVMQELI